In Paenibacillus phoenicis, one genomic interval encodes:
- a CDS encoding extracellular solute-binding protein, whose product MIRTKDGGRGLSAIALLLLVLVLLVSLLSGCMNRNTQLQASDPDRPYLSVLVPLHFPQPPSKEIVAKIEELTDVRLDLRWVPEGVYTDKMMTGLTTNSLAKVSFVKFSDYHLVKNAIRSDVFWEIGPYLAEFPNLSKLDPDILDQAAVDGKIYGLYTERPSSRQGIILRKDWLERLGLEEPKTLDELYEVLRQFTYGDPDGNGKQDTLGVVDRNDLVYGIFKTLSSYFGTPNNWKIEDGRVIPEFMTDEYLNTMNFMKKLYDEKLINSDFPLTSKEVQRDRFIRGEAGVLIGSMTDVQRLAIEARAINPDADFTLVNRIKGPYGYKVWSIPNFNGLYLFSKKMIPTEEDLRDALRFFDRTMDRDVANLMKYGFEGRHYRTENGMVILPEETSQLRVNEVNPLYSLMIADISNPNLMEVAQKEHLTQIAEQLSKDNEAFLVDDPTVRLSSPTYDEKSAELSTIISDATYNYILGRIDAHGFRQEVERWKQSGGQAVIREFEEALSRR is encoded by the coding sequence ATGATTAGAACAAAAGACGGGGGCCGCGGATTATCCGCGATTGCGCTACTCTTACTCGTGCTCGTACTCTTGGTTTCCTTGCTAAGCGGGTGTATGAACCGGAACACGCAACTCCAGGCATCCGATCCTGATCGGCCTTATTTGTCCGTTTTGGTGCCGCTTCATTTTCCTCAGCCGCCATCAAAGGAGATTGTAGCCAAGATCGAGGAGTTAACCGATGTTCGGCTGGATCTTAGATGGGTGCCGGAGGGCGTCTATACCGACAAAATGATGACGGGGTTAACCACAAACTCCCTTGCCAAGGTCAGCTTTGTGAAATTTTCTGATTATCATCTGGTAAAGAATGCGATCCGCTCCGACGTCTTTTGGGAAATTGGGCCGTATTTGGCGGAGTTTCCGAACCTGAGCAAACTGGATCCGGACATATTAGATCAGGCGGCTGTAGACGGAAAGATATATGGGCTTTATACCGAACGACCTTCCTCACGGCAAGGGATCATTTTACGCAAGGATTGGCTGGAGCGACTTGGTTTGGAGGAGCCCAAAACGCTGGATGAGCTTTATGAAGTGCTACGGCAGTTTACATATGGGGATCCGGATGGCAATGGGAAGCAGGACACGCTTGGCGTCGTGGATCGGAACGATCTGGTGTACGGTATTTTTAAGACGCTCAGCTCTTATTTCGGTACCCCAAACAACTGGAAGATCGAGGATGGCCGGGTCATTCCGGAATTTATGACGGATGAATATCTGAATACGATGAATTTTATGAAAAAGCTATACGACGAGAAGCTGATTAACTCGGATTTTCCGCTGACAAGCAAAGAGGTGCAACGGGATCGGTTCATCCGCGGCGAGGCGGGCGTTTTGATCGGAAGTATGACCGACGTTCAGCGCCTTGCCATTGAAGCGCGGGCCATCAACCCGGATGCGGATTTTACGCTGGTGAACCGGATCAAAGGTCCGTACGGTTATAAAGTATGGTCGATTCCGAATTTTAACGGCCTGTATCTATTTTCTAAGAAGATGATTCCAACGGAGGAGGATCTGAGAGATGCGCTGCGGTTTTTCGACCGGACCATGGATCGGGATGTGGCCAATTTAATGAAATATGGCTTCGAAGGCAGACACTACCGGACGGAGAACGGGATGGTCATTCTGCCGGAGGAAACGTCGCAGCTGCGGGTGAACGAGGTGAATCCGTTATATTCGCTGATGATCGCCGATATCAGTAACCCCAATTTGATGGAGGTCGCGCAAAAAGAGCATTTGACTCAAATCGCCGAACAGCTTAGCAAAGACAACGAAGCGTTCCTGGTGGACGATCCGACGGTTCGGCTCAGCTCGCCGACTTATGATGAGAAGAGTGCGGAGCTGTCCACGATCATTAGCGATGCCACCTACAATTATATCCTGGGGCGCATCGACGCCCACGGCTTCCGCCAAGAGGTTGAGCGGTGGAAGCAAAGCGGCGGTCAAGCCGTAATCCGCGAATTTGAGGAAGCGCTATCACGCCGATAA
- a CDS encoding alpha/beta hydrolase has protein sequence MGAKIVTLANVHSKLLGNSREVYVYLPPSYAESKNRRYPVLYAQDGQHMFASDAKGDSWEMHQTAERLSREGRMEEVIIVAVSSISDQRGSEYFHNHPGVREAFHTTCKGELYERFLIEELKPMIDARFRTLTDREHTAIIGSSAGGLVSYHIAFRRPDVFGQVAILSPFLVHAVVNKQGDGTNKQEPLIEQKVYHSFPVKPPSLRVWVDIGGAEGLIMPRHVRAFVDEMIESGFTPGEDLMFLLDETAGHSQADWARRLHRPLMYLFGEIGRPCSLRLAGRRQVGLEGYRVRLYPKVTYDTGFEMSLLTAEYKVDCPEVLTVGSNGLIVPLASGKADVAVQFGGLTGTANIEVIPELSDHVQVEISVTVPPSTPADAQIHAGFEIPKVRDGFYQGSFLLPRDLAFDVKVSRGFGCHERRKTSRRFDTSEPVRLHFNVEEWEDDSTS, from the coding sequence ATGGGAGCGAAAATCGTCACACTTGCCAACGTGCACTCCAAGCTTTTGGGGAATTCGCGGGAGGTTTACGTCTATTTGCCCCCTTCTTATGCGGAGTCGAAGAATCGTCGGTACCCGGTGCTTTATGCGCAGGATGGACAGCATATGTTTGCGTCCGACGCGAAGGGAGATTCGTGGGAAATGCATCAAACGGCGGAGCGGTTAAGCCGGGAAGGCCGGATGGAAGAAGTGATTATCGTAGCCGTCTCGTCCATTTCGGATCAACGGGGCTCGGAGTATTTTCACAATCATCCGGGAGTTCGGGAAGCTTTCCATACGACCTGTAAGGGGGAGTTGTACGAAAGGTTTCTCATCGAGGAGCTGAAGCCGATGATCGATGCTAGGTTTCGTACTTTGACGGATCGGGAGCATACGGCGATCATCGGTTCGTCCGCGGGGGGACTTGTCTCGTATCATATCGCGTTTCGCCGGCCGGACGTATTCGGGCAGGTGGCGATCCTGTCGCCATTTCTGGTGCATGCGGTGGTGAATAAGCAAGGGGACGGTACGAACAAACAGGAGCCGCTGATCGAACAAAAAGTATACCATTCCTTCCCGGTGAAACCGCCGTCGTTGCGTGTTTGGGTCGATATCGGAGGAGCGGAAGGGCTTATCATGCCTCGTCACGTACGGGCGTTTGTGGATGAAATGATCGAAAGCGGCTTTACGCCGGGCGAGGATTTGATGTTTTTGCTCGACGAGACGGCAGGCCACTCCCAAGCCGATTGGGCAAGACGGTTGCATCGTCCGCTGATGTATCTGTTTGGCGAGATTGGACGCCCTTGCAGCCTGAGGCTGGCCGGGAGAAGGCAAGTCGGGCTAGAAGGATACCGGGTTCGGCTGTATCCGAAGGTGACCTATGACACGGGCTTCGAAATGAGTTTACTCACGGCGGAATATAAGGTGGACTGTCCGGAAGTGTTGACGGTGGGATCCAACGGCTTGATTGTTCCGCTAGCCTCAGGGAAGGCCGACGTAGCGGTTCAATTCGGCGGCCTTACAGGAACGGCAAACATAGAGGTGATTCCGGAATTATCCGATCACGTGCAGGTCGAAATCAGCGTGACCGTTCCTCCGTCTACCCCGGCGGATGCTCAAATCCATGCGGGGTTCGAAATCCCGAAAGTTCGGGACGGTTTCTACCAGGGAAGCTTTTTGCTGCCCAGAGATCTGGCGTTTGATGTGAAGGTATCCCGGGGCTTTGGTTGCCATGAGCGCAGAAAAACGAGTCGACGCTTCGACACCTCCGAGCCGGTTCGTCTGCATTTCAATGTGGAGGAATGGGAGGATGATTCAACTTCCTGA
- a CDS encoding ATP-binding protein, translated as MLAQEPALRQLAGRLPGYEARQGELAELAAEALQLEGRLAECLRSINPAWGAEDLRAFAGTVGERESVRRFASRFAAYDKEMELLRSERAKQERAAATAEKAAAAAVARVEASAAEGRRQFAMLVPQQPSEIRALWSELRGELDRWREGQVRLASEQRAADARALAAAQMRALYRKLLAGCGLLTVALPVILWLTADAPWAAAATAAALLGLDAALARAAFRSAPPAGERRLRRGAAAFGAGDDAGPEARLGALLSRLVRHPQSAAAASRSRSGAAPSSGPVDWDEEEQQLRRLMEAWQLWDQRHAALQGEAEAALSQASAARDELAAAERELARREAAFEELAGQWETWLTERKLSADLSPEAAADVFRLAEQGRDWLARLDGLAAKMAALRAENERFEQECLAYGDQATSDQAAAVLRAALSHLDGALEAKKHHDQLSAQLLPLEEEGQRLDDRLRQVLESEQALLAEAGAADGEELLRLGAAKERREALERELRQLELMLFAGLDDAKQEELEQLLRTTEESELRQRLETVEQELAQAEAWLGQLQEQRGRLLQEQESLAARCLQDDLMQQLEEQRAALRDRLDQYAVMAVCHELIGRARRVYEEERQPAVLQAASGYFAEMTGGTYRRIVMKIGTQELMAEHSELGPLESALLSRGTAEQLYLSMRLALSEAVSGQTPLPLLLDDLFVNFDEGRLVGAISVLRKVAERQQLIMMTCHEHVVRHVQNLLPEAKVVHM; from the coding sequence GTGCTGGCGCAGGAGCCGGCGCTGCGGCAGCTGGCCGGCCGCCTGCCGGGCTACGAGGCCCGGCAGGGCGAGCTCGCCGAGCTGGCGGCGGAAGCGCTCCAGCTCGAAGGGCGGCTGGCCGAGTGCCTGCGCAGCATCAACCCGGCATGGGGCGCGGAGGATCTGCGCGCTTTTGCCGGGACAGTGGGCGAACGGGAGAGCGTTCGCCGGTTTGCGTCGCGGTTTGCCGCGTACGACAAGGAGATGGAGCTGCTGCGGAGCGAGCGTGCCAAGCAGGAGCGGGCCGCGGCAACCGCGGAGAAGGCCGCCGCGGCGGCGGTCGCGCGGGTTGAGGCCAGCGCGGCGGAGGGGCGGCGGCAGTTCGCCATGCTGGTCCCGCAGCAGCCGAGCGAAATCCGCGCGCTCTGGAGCGAGCTGCGCGGCGAGCTGGACCGCTGGCGGGAAGGCCAAGTGCGGCTCGCGTCCGAGCAGCGGGCGGCTGACGCCAGGGCGCTGGCCGCAGCGCAGATGCGTGCGCTGTACCGCAAGCTGCTCGCCGGCTGCGGCCTGCTGACGGTGGCGCTGCCCGTCATCCTGTGGCTGACGGCGGACGCGCCTTGGGCGGCCGCAGCCACAGCGGCGGCGCTGCTGGGCCTGGACGCGGCCCTGGCGCGGGCCGCCTTCCGCAGCGCACCGCCTGCCGGCGAGCGGCGGCTGCGCCGCGGTGCGGCCGCGTTTGGCGCCGGGGACGACGCCGGCCCGGAAGCGCGCCTTGGCGCGCTCCTGTCCCGGCTCGTCCGCCATCCGCAGAGCGCCGCGGCCGCTTCCCGGTCGCGCAGCGGGGCCGCCCCTTCGTCCGGTCCGGTGGACTGGGACGAGGAGGAGCAGCAGCTGCGCCGGCTGATGGAGGCGTGGCAGCTGTGGGATCAGCGCCACGCCGCGCTCCAGGGCGAGGCGGAGGCCGCCTTGAGCCAGGCCTCCGCCGCCCGGGATGAGCTCGCGGCTGCCGAACGCGAGCTGGCGCGCCGCGAAGCCGCCTTTGAGGAGTTGGCCGGGCAGTGGGAGACATGGCTGACCGAACGAAAATTGTCTGCCGATCTGTCCCCGGAGGCGGCTGCGGACGTGTTCCGCCTCGCGGAGCAAGGCCGGGACTGGCTGGCCCGCTTGGATGGGCTGGCGGCCAAGATGGCCGCGCTCCGTGCGGAGAACGAGCGGTTTGAACAGGAATGCTTGGCTTATGGCGACCAAGCAACCTCCGATCAAGCCGCGGCAGTTCTGCGAGCAGCCTTATCTCACCTGGACGGCGCGCTCGAAGCGAAAAAACATCACGACCAGCTTTCCGCCCAGCTGTTACCGCTGGAGGAGGAAGGACAGCGCTTAGACGACCGCTTGCGGCAAGTGCTTGAATCGGAGCAGGCGTTGCTCGCCGAAGCGGGCGCTGCAGACGGCGAAGAGTTGCTGCGTCTTGGTGCTGCGAAAGAACGGCGGGAGGCTTTGGAGCGGGAGCTTCGGCAACTGGAGCTGATGTTGTTCGCGGGACTTGACGACGCCAAGCAGGAGGAGTTGGAGCAGCTTCTGCGGACGACGGAGGAATCGGAGCTCCGCCAGCGCTTGGAAACGGTGGAGCAGGAGTTGGCGCAAGCGGAAGCCTGGCTTGGACAGCTCCAGGAACAACGCGGACGCTTGCTGCAGGAGCAGGAAAGCTTAGCCGCCCGCTGCTTGCAGGACGATCTGATGCAGCAGTTAGAGGAGCAGCGGGCGGCCTTGCGCGATCGTCTCGATCAGTATGCGGTGATGGCGGTTTGCCATGAACTGATCGGCCGCGCACGGCGGGTTTATGAGGAAGAGCGTCAACCAGCAGTGCTGCAAGCCGCCTCGGGATACTTTGCGGAAATGACCGGCGGCACCTATCGCCGCATCGTCATGAAAATCGGCACGCAGGAGCTGATGGCCGAGCATTCGGAGCTGGGTCCGCTCGAAAGCGCGCTGCTCAGCCGAGGGACAGCGGAGCAGCTGTACTTGTCGATGCGGCTGGCATTATCCGAAGCGGTATCGGGTCAAACGCCGCTGCCGTTGCTGCTGGACGACCTGTTCGTTAACTTTGACGAAGGCCGCTTAGTCGGGGCGATATCGGTGCTGCGGAAGGTTGCGGAACGCCAGCAACTCATTATGATGACTTGCCATGAGCATGTGGTTCGGCATGTCCAAAACCTGTTGCCGGAAGCGAAGGTCGTGCACATGTAG
- a CDS encoding YkvI family membrane protein, with amino-acid sequence MKNAVKVLQIAFTYIGTVVGAGFATGQEILQFFTRYGKWGVLTILLSTLLFVWLGTKMMLLARSIKAASYEDLNRRLFGERIGSALSIFTLIVLIGVNSVMLAGAGSVFMEHLGLHYQTGLWITLIATYLLLGRGINGVLQLNSIVVPMMLILSLAIIINTAGSPGAARFLTLETDTPLIAAWASPLMYAAFNLSMAQAVLVPIGSHTESRRVIVLGGVLGGLGVGFMLMAGHFALSAYMPGIVQYEIPMGNIAQQLGTTIQLIYVLLIFMEIFSTFVADVYGVTLQLQQRVQVPPMLISVTILCICYITSQFGFSSLLSVLYPVFGLFSLIWALILGLYRQKETPRG; translated from the coding sequence ATGAAAAATGCCGTAAAAGTTCTGCAGATCGCCTTCACCTACATCGGCACCGTCGTTGGCGCCGGTTTCGCGACGGGACAGGAAATTCTCCAGTTTTTCACCCGGTACGGCAAATGGGGCGTATTGACGATCCTGTTGTCCACGCTGCTGTTCGTTTGGCTTGGCACCAAAATGATGCTGCTCGCTCGAAGCATTAAAGCAGCTTCCTATGAAGACCTGAACCGCCGCTTGTTTGGCGAACGGATCGGCAGTGCGCTCAGCATATTTACGTTGATCGTGCTCATCGGCGTCAACAGCGTGATGCTGGCGGGAGCCGGCTCCGTCTTTATGGAACACTTGGGCTTGCATTATCAGACAGGCCTATGGATCACTTTGATTGCTACCTATTTGCTGCTAGGCCGGGGAATCAACGGAGTGCTGCAGTTAAACTCCATCGTGGTGCCGATGATGCTGATCCTCTCGCTCGCGATCATTATAAATACCGCGGGCTCGCCGGGGGCGGCCCGTTTCCTGACGTTGGAGACGGATACTCCGCTGATCGCAGCTTGGGCGTCGCCGCTGATGTATGCAGCCTTTAACCTGTCCATGGCTCAGGCGGTGCTCGTGCCGATCGGCAGCCATACCGAAAGCCGCCGGGTCATTGTCCTGGGCGGCGTTCTCGGCGGGCTGGGCGTTGGCTTTATGTTAATGGCCGGTCATTTTGCCCTGTCGGCTTACATGCCGGGGATCGTACAATACGAAATCCCGATGGGCAACATTGCCCAGCAGTTGGGGACAACCATCCAACTGATCTATGTCCTGCTCATTTTCATGGAAATCTTCAGCACCTTTGTCGCCGACGTGTATGGGGTGACCCTCCAGCTGCAGCAGCGGGTTCAAGTGCCGCCGATGCTGATTTCGGTTACGATTTTGTGTATCTGTTATATCACCAGCCAATTTGGTTTTAGCTCCCTGCTATCGGTGCTGTATCCCGTGTTTGGCTTGTTCAGTTTGATCTGGGCGCTGATACTCGGGTTGTATCGGCAAAAAGAAACCCCCCGGGGTTAA
- a CDS encoding xanthine phosphoribosyltransferase encodes MELLKQKIVEQGVIVSDQVLKLDGLLNHQVDPQLTMEMGKEFARRFRDQGVTRVITVESSGIAVAFATAYELGVPLVFARRKKTLLAEPDMLCERVPSFTKGIVTDILVSRDFLGENDRVLFIDDIIANGDAARGLIRIIERSGAELVGAGIVIEKCFQPGAQAIREQGIRLETLARIASLEGGQITFAD; translated from the coding sequence ATGGAATTGTTAAAACAAAAGATCGTCGAGCAAGGGGTCATCGTCTCGGACCAAGTGCTGAAGTTGGACGGGCTGCTGAACCATCAGGTGGATCCGCAACTGACGATGGAGATGGGCAAGGAATTTGCCAGACGGTTTCGCGACCAAGGGGTTACCCGCGTCATTACGGTGGAGTCGTCGGGGATCGCGGTGGCGTTTGCGACCGCTTATGAGTTAGGCGTCCCGCTTGTATTTGCGCGGCGGAAGAAAACGCTGCTGGCCGAGCCGGACATGCTGTGCGAGCGTGTCCCTTCGTTTACGAAAGGAATCGTGACGGACATTCTGGTGTCACGCGATTTTCTTGGGGAGAACGACCGGGTGCTGTTCATTGACGATATTATCGCGAATGGCGACGCAGCCCGGGGATTGATCCGAATTATTGAAAGATCCGGGGCGGAACTGGTTGGAGCGGGAATCGTCATCGAGAAATGCTTCCAGCCCGGAGCCCAGGCGATTCGGGAGCAGGGGATCCGTCTGGAGACGCTGGCCCGCATCGCATCGTTGGAGGGCGGACAAATCACGTTCGCTGACTGA
- a CDS encoding helix-turn-helix domain-containing protein: MKPLSFLSKLMIFTIAVSTLPVLFIGTFSYLTSTREIQKNVNRSKIELISQINSNVERKLTTVNQTLNQVVNSTVLKRALQNPLTESDFKLYNDLRNEIRNMQSFDTRLEDVVLINLQQDWMVKNSGLYRMSEYKDREGLERLMDTPNDTTWMLTPSSWFYSEENADSAPCHYSISLIKKLPVSSLHKYGLALANFPACSLQDVVATDIQTEDIVIVVDERGQILMHPDPSQIGQQLEETGWEDTSLLADEAQPSGQFQTNIGKKAYAVTYLRSQLNGWMYLSVTSIGSLTREAGKIGLFTFYVCLFMLVLSIGLAWFGSRRMYSPIERLLHLIGRRKTDVRRGHADEFELIGEEYHRLFQSKSQLETEVRQHIRQVRAFSLIEAYQGHYTKSQLLEKLEQYGYQEQIHAWRTMAVFTLALDFTEDSAYAKKDLNLLLFAAQNIIEELLDPQSRFTPVIMDQTIVTLIGSPEEGPDSFRQAVYAWTEKLQHEIHQCLKVHVSIGLSLPFQSIAKLPIAYREGMEALKYRMKLGTGVIIQYENLNSGKHVLNVNYPTHKESKLLDAIKLAETEKAKEVNARLFNSLFSQELSPQEYQIPLTRLLNNLLVMMQEAGIALHQIRPAGSGSLFEEMLGLHTKAEIEDWFWTTVIQPMIRIFNNRQNAQYQNISEKIIDLIHHEYDTDLTLEACAARLHYNANYISSIFRKETGYSFSEYLTMYRFKMAKEWLRNTEMPVKEIAAKLRYNNSQNFIRSFRKVEGMTPGQYREAESAHSPGNIRKSI, translated from the coding sequence GTGAAACCTTTAAGCTTCTTAAGCAAACTGATGATTTTTACAATCGCCGTAAGTACGCTGCCCGTCCTGTTCATCGGTACGTTCTCCTATCTGACTTCAACCCGGGAAATCCAAAAAAATGTAAACCGAAGCAAAATTGAGCTAATTTCGCAAATTAACTCCAATGTAGAACGGAAGTTAACAACTGTCAACCAAACGTTAAATCAAGTCGTGAACTCGACCGTACTCAAAAGGGCTCTTCAAAACCCGTTAACTGAAAGCGATTTCAAATTATATAACGACCTGCGTAATGAAATCCGAAACATGCAATCCTTCGACACGAGGCTGGAGGACGTCGTTCTGATTAACCTGCAGCAAGACTGGATGGTGAAGAACTCCGGCTTGTACCGGATGAGCGAATATAAGGACCGTGAAGGCCTTGAACGGTTGATGGACACGCCTAATGACACCACCTGGATGTTAACGCCGTCCTCCTGGTTTTACAGCGAGGAGAATGCGGATTCCGCACCTTGCCATTATAGCATTAGCCTGATCAAGAAGCTGCCGGTCTCCAGCTTGCACAAATACGGGCTGGCGTTGGCTAATTTTCCCGCCTGCAGCCTGCAGGACGTTGTGGCGACGGACATCCAGACGGAGGACATCGTCATTGTCGTAGACGAGCGCGGGCAAATCCTGATGCATCCCGATCCGTCGCAGATCGGGCAGCAGCTGGAGGAGACCGGATGGGAAGATACCTCCCTGCTAGCGGACGAGGCCCAGCCCTCCGGGCAGTTTCAGACAAACATCGGCAAGAAGGCCTATGCCGTCACCTACTTGCGCTCCCAGCTGAACGGATGGATGTATCTCTCGGTAACCTCCATCGGCAGCCTGACCCGGGAAGCAGGAAAAATCGGGCTGTTCACCTTCTATGTCTGCCTATTCATGCTGGTGCTGTCGATCGGGCTGGCTTGGTTTGGTTCGCGTCGGATGTACTCGCCGATTGAACGCCTTCTGCATCTGATCGGCCGGCGCAAAACCGATGTCCGCCGGGGGCATGCCGATGAATTTGAGCTCATTGGCGAAGAGTATCATCGTTTGTTCCAGTCCAAATCGCAGCTCGAAACGGAAGTTCGTCAGCATATCCGACAAGTGCGGGCTTTTTCCTTGATTGAAGCGTACCAAGGGCATTACACCAAAAGCCAATTACTGGAGAAGCTTGAACAATACGGCTACCAGGAGCAGATCCACGCTTGGCGAACGATGGCGGTATTCACCTTAGCCCTGGATTTTACGGAGGATTCGGCCTATGCCAAAAAGGATCTCAACCTGCTTCTGTTCGCCGCGCAAAATATCATCGAGGAACTGCTGGATCCCCAAAGCCGGTTCACTCCCGTGATTATGGATCAGACGATCGTGACGTTGATCGGAAGTCCTGAAGAGGGGCCCGATTCGTTTCGCCAAGCCGTTTATGCCTGGACGGAGAAGCTGCAGCACGAAATCCATCAATGCCTGAAGGTCCATGTCAGCATTGGCTTAAGCCTGCCATTCCAGTCTATCGCGAAGCTGCCCATCGCTTACCGCGAAGGGATGGAAGCATTGAAATATCGAATGAAGCTGGGGACCGGGGTCATTATTCAATACGAGAACCTCAACTCCGGCAAGCATGTCCTGAACGTCAATTACCCGACGCATAAGGAAAGCAAGCTGCTAGACGCCATCAAGCTGGCGGAAACGGAGAAAGCCAAGGAAGTGAACGCGCGGTTGTTTAACTCCTTGTTTAGCCAGGAGCTGTCGCCGCAGGAATATCAAATTCCGCTGACCCGCCTGCTGAACAATCTGCTGGTGATGATGCAGGAAGCGGGGATCGCCTTGCACCAGATCCGGCCTGCAGGCAGCGGCTCATTATTTGAAGAGATGCTGGGGCTGCACACCAAAGCGGAAATCGAGGATTGGTTCTGGACGACGGTCATTCAACCGATGATCCGCATCTTTAATAACCGGCAAAACGCCCAATACCAGAACATTTCGGAGAAGATTATCGATTTGATTCACCACGAGTACGACACGGATCTGACCTTGGAGGCTTGCGCCGCCCGTCTTCATTACAACGCGAACTACATCAGCAGCATTTTCCGGAAAGAAACGGGCTACTCCTTCAGCGAATACCTCACGATGTACCGCTTCAAGATGGCCAAAGAATGGCTGCGCAACACGGAAATGCCCGTCAAGGAGATCGCAGCCAAGCTGAGATACAACAACTCGCAGAACTTTATCCGTTCCTTCCGAAAGGTAGAGGGTATGACGCCGGGGCAGTATCGGGAAGCTGAGTCTGCGCATTCGCCGGGGAACATTCGGAAATCGATTTAA
- a CDS encoding LacI family DNA-binding transcriptional regulator has translation MKKATMKDIAREAKVSVATVSYILNNVDNQKITEETRCRVLEAANKLNYIPSLAARSLVRGKSGMVALLFSRGERDGVWKQLYYGRLAERMEALCKQAGYHLLVLGMDAERPNPEIIRQREVDGVLLAGVKQEVFRDISIHFSFGVPIVLLDTPIDDPLFHKVVIDYRKAFTLWRERSATSERRFLVLDDFTNENTMKTIMDAAQLEPKAVFVLTADNVDKLPDFLARFQGGSGIVVNEFVGMIVANASHGMELELTVLCTSGCPELLSPAVRKLTSERNRGQVEVAFEIMQFYIESKDKASQKVSSKTEAGYEEYVLIPLQ, from the coding sequence GTGAAAAAAGCAACGATGAAAGACATCGCCCGTGAAGCGAAGGTTTCGGTGGCGACGGTCAGCTACATTTTAAATAACGTAGACAACCAGAAAATTACGGAAGAAACGCGTTGCCGAGTGTTGGAAGCCGCGAATAAGCTGAATTATATCCCAAGTCTTGCGGCACGTTCGCTTGTCCGGGGTAAATCCGGCATGGTAGCCTTGCTCTTTAGCCGCGGCGAGCGGGACGGGGTATGGAAGCAGCTGTATTACGGCAGGTTGGCCGAACGGATGGAAGCGCTCTGCAAGCAGGCAGGTTATCACCTGCTCGTGCTGGGGATGGACGCTGAGCGACCCAATCCAGAGATCATCCGGCAGCGGGAGGTGGATGGGGTGCTGTTGGCCGGAGTAAAGCAGGAAGTATTCCGGGACATCTCCATCCACTTTAGCTTTGGGGTGCCGATCGTGCTGCTCGACACCCCTATAGACGATCCGCTGTTTCATAAAGTTGTGATTGATTACCGGAAGGCGTTCACCTTATGGAGAGAGCGATCGGCCACTAGCGAACGGCGCTTTTTGGTGCTGGACGACTTCACGAACGAGAACACGATGAAGACGATCATGGATGCGGCTCAGCTCGAACCGAAAGCGGTTTTCGTGCTGACAGCCGATAACGTGGACAAGCTGCCCGATTTTTTGGCGCGGTTTCAAGGGGGCAGCGGGATCGTGGTAAATGAGTTTGTTGGCATGATCGTTGCGAATGCCTCACATGGAATGGAGCTTGAGTTGACCGTCCTCTGTACGAGCGGATGTCCTGAACTGCTGTCTCCCGCGGTCCGCAAGTTAACTTCGGAAAGAAATCGGGGACAGGTTGAAGTTGCTTTTGAGATCATGCAGTTTTATATCGAATCAAAGGATAAGGCCTCCCAAAAAGTGAGCTCCAAAACCGAAGCGGGATATGAAGAGTATGTTTTGATCCCGCTGCAGTGA